A portion of the Chromobacterium sp. IIBBL 290-4 genome contains these proteins:
- the modA gene encoding molybdate ABC transporter substrate-binding protein, with the protein MTKRSLESVIMRLRLALLCLLLSPLVQADTVNVAVASNFQQTLDKIAVAFKAASGHDIRASAGASGKLAAQIRQGAPFEVFLSADDERPTELAKAGVGLPASQFTYAYGQLALWSKKRDDAGEAALRQGNFNKLAVANPATAPYGRAAMETLAALKLEAAVKPKLLTGDNIGQTMQFAEVGGADFAFVALSQLLEQGIHNRYWLVPEKLHQPIRQDALQIKATPAASALMAFLKGEQARALMSQAGYRFKP; encoded by the coding sequence ATGACGAAACGATCACTGGAGAGCGTCATCATGCGCCTGCGCCTTGCCCTGTTGTGCCTACTCTTGTCGCCTCTTGTCCAAGCAGATACCGTCAATGTGGCGGTGGCCAGCAATTTTCAGCAGACGCTGGACAAGATCGCCGTCGCCTTCAAGGCCGCCAGCGGCCATGACATCCGCGCCAGCGCCGGCGCCTCCGGCAAGCTGGCGGCGCAAATCCGCCAGGGCGCGCCGTTCGAGGTGTTCCTGTCGGCCGACGACGAACGCCCTACCGAACTGGCGAAAGCCGGCGTAGGCCTGCCTGCCAGCCAGTTCACCTATGCCTACGGCCAGCTGGCGCTATGGAGCAAGAAGCGCGACGACGCGGGCGAAGCGGCGCTGCGCCAGGGCAATTTCAACAAGCTGGCCGTCGCCAACCCGGCCACCGCCCCCTATGGCCGCGCCGCGATGGAAACGCTGGCCGCGCTCAAACTGGAGGCCGCGGTCAAACCCAAACTACTGACCGGCGACAATATCGGCCAGACCATGCAATTCGCCGAGGTCGGCGGCGCCGATTTCGCCTTTGTCGCCCTGTCCCAGCTGCTGGAGCAAGGCATTCATAACCGCTACTGGCTGGTGCCGGAAAAACTGCATCAACCCATCCGCCAGGACGCGCTGCAGATCAAGGCCACCCCGGCCGCAAGCGCCTTGATGGCCTTCCTCAAGGGCGAGCAGGCGCGCGCGCTGATGAGCCAGGCAGGCTACCGCTTCAAACCGTGA
- the modB gene encoding molybdate ABC transporter permease subunit — translation MTPQDLAAIALTLKLAGVSTALLLTLCIPLAWAMARSRSRWTPIIEAAAMLPLVLPPTVLGFYLLLAFGPHGPVGKLTAALNLPGLAFTFYGLVVASVFYSFPFVLQPLLTSFRAVRQEELEGALILGANRWQRMRHIILPSCRSGVLSAACLGFAHTVGEFGVVLMIGGNIEGETRVISIALYNQVEQANYDGAGQLALMLLLFSLAALTAVYWLNARQKKND, via the coding sequence GTGACGCCGCAGGATCTCGCCGCCATCGCGCTGACGCTCAAGCTGGCCGGCGTCAGCACCGCCTTGTTGCTGACGCTATGCATTCCCCTTGCCTGGGCGATGGCGCGCAGCCGCTCCAGATGGACGCCGATAATCGAAGCCGCCGCCATGCTGCCGCTGGTGTTGCCGCCGACCGTGCTGGGCTTCTATCTGCTGCTGGCCTTCGGCCCGCACGGCCCGGTGGGCAAGCTCACCGCCGCGCTGAACCTGCCGGGGCTGGCTTTCACCTTTTACGGCCTGGTCGTCGCCTCGGTGTTTTACTCGTTTCCCTTCGTGCTGCAACCGTTGTTGACCAGCTTCCGCGCAGTGCGCCAGGAAGAGCTGGAAGGCGCGCTGATTCTGGGCGCCAACCGCTGGCAACGGATGCGCCACATCATCCTGCCCTCCTGCCGCAGCGGCGTGCTCAGCGCCGCCTGCCTGGGCTTTGCCCATACCGTGGGCGAGTTCGGCGTCGTGCTGATGATAGGCGGCAATATCGAAGGTGAAACACGGGTGATATCGATCGCGCTGTACAATCAGGTGGAGCAGGCCAATTACGACGGCGCCGGCCAGCTGGCCTTGATGTTGCTGCTATTTTCGCTGGCGGCGCTGACCGCTGTGTATTGGCTCAACGCCCGGCAAAAGAAAAACGACTGA
- the fliD gene encoding flagellar filament capping protein FliD yields the protein MNSLSGYSSALSSFDSLLPNLSGLLSSGLLLGSSAGSSSTSASSSSAADPIQVQLSTLGQLMSILNTFESSLQQIYSPTNQLNGITASSSNPAVASVSTASGALSANYQLTISQLAQAQSATSSFTLPDSGSTSVGTGSLTITTGSYAYTSSTSASSFTANDTPVTISITNGTLSGIASAINGAGAGVVANVIQNSSGAYQLQISGAKTGASNNFRISVSDNDGNNTDQSGLSRLAFDQTLAIGSGQNLTQSQSAQNASYTINGVSGSNASNFGISLGYGASANLLATGSSNIAVNVDFNLLNSNAQSLASAFNTAQSGINGLLNNQTIASNDPIAAMVPQLLNQEAQSSFSNGSSLLSSLSQIGLNYQSPSQYGLGGSLTVNVSSLQAAYNGDSSGAVNLLYTAAQALNSLSNSYTTYGNGTLINQTNALLKQQRTNQLASNQPIIPNTFPYNLQNLLSYPSSNSALSAQQISGLAMYALVYSLGAPYSLDAMLVGQGLGISASGAFSATA from the coding sequence ATGAACTCTCTGTCCGGATACTCCTCCGCTCTCTCGTCTTTCGACAGCTTGCTGCCAAACTTGAGCGGTTTATTGTCGAGCGGCTTGCTGCTGGGCTCCAGCGCCGGCAGCAGCTCGACAAGCGCATCCTCCTCCAGCGCGGCAGACCCGATACAGGTGCAGCTGTCCACGCTGGGCCAGCTGATGTCCATCCTCAATACCTTTGAGAGCAGCCTGCAGCAGATTTACTCGCCGACCAATCAGCTTAACGGCATCACCGCCTCCAGCAGCAATCCTGCAGTGGCCAGCGTCAGCACCGCATCCGGCGCGCTCAGCGCCAACTACCAGCTGACGATTTCGCAACTGGCCCAGGCGCAGAGCGCCACCAGCAGCTTTACTCTGCCCGATAGCGGCAGCACCTCGGTCGGCACCGGCAGCCTGACCATCACCACCGGCAGCTACGCCTATACCAGCTCCACCTCGGCCAGCAGCTTCACCGCCAACGACACGCCGGTGACGATCAGCATCACCAACGGCACGCTATCGGGCATCGCCAGCGCCATCAACGGCGCCGGCGCCGGCGTGGTGGCCAATGTGATCCAGAACAGCTCCGGCGCCTATCAGCTGCAAATCAGCGGCGCCAAAACCGGCGCCAGCAATAACTTCCGCATCTCGGTCAGCGACAATGACGGCAACAATACCGATCAAAGCGGCCTGTCGCGGCTGGCTTTCGACCAGACTCTGGCCATAGGCAGCGGCCAGAACCTGACCCAAAGCCAGAGCGCGCAAAACGCCAGTTACACCATCAACGGCGTATCCGGCTCCAACGCCAGCAATTTCGGCATCTCGCTGGGCTATGGCGCGTCGGCTAATCTGCTGGCAACCGGCAGCAGCAATATCGCGGTCAATGTCGACTTCAACCTGCTCAACAGCAATGCCCAATCGCTGGCCAGCGCCTTCAACACCGCGCAAAGCGGCATCAACGGCCTGTTGAACAACCAGACCATCGCCAGCAATGATCCCATCGCCGCCATGGTGCCGCAGTTGCTCAACCAAGAAGCGCAAAGCAGCTTCAGCAACGGCAGCTCGCTATTGAGCAGCCTGAGCCAGATCGGCCTCAATTATCAATCGCCCAGCCAATATGGCCTGGGCGGCAGCCTGACCGTGAATGTCAGCTCGCTGCAGGCCGCCTACAACGGCGACTCCAGCGGCGCGGTCAATCTGCTGTATACCGCGGCCCAGGCCTTGAACTCGCTCTCCAACAGCTACACCACCTATGGCAACGGCACCCTGATCAATCAAACCAACGCGCTGCTCAAGCAGCAGCGGACCAACCAGCTTGCCAGCAACCAGCCCATCATCCCCAACACTTTCCCCTACAATCTGCAGAATCTGCTGAGCTACCCGTCCAGCAACTCGGCGCTGTCGGCGCAGCAGATCAGCGGGCTGGCGATGTATGCGCTGGTGTACTCCTTGGGCGCGCCTTACTCCCTGGATGCCATGCTGGTGGGACAAGGACTTGGCATTTCCGCCAGCGGCGCCTTCTCCGCCACCGCCTGA
- a CDS encoding DUF3313 family protein — MVAWSELCRVARAHEPAGAPPPQAFSQAGRSHQFIYAGSAQSLAPYRAVLLEPVWLLDQQQDGRWQLAATAPGSPLSLRLQTLLRAWLPDLPLADEAGPGVASMRLALRSRQGRITRQASYLPPQRPAQSLSPLVRGIAPYLDHVASILQLEDSVSGRLLGGGVTLRAAEALQTDGAPSGWADLLSCDWLRLLQFEQAAMAG; from the coding sequence TTGGTAGCCTGGAGCGAACTTTGCCGGGTGGCCCGCGCCCACGAGCCTGCCGGCGCGCCGCCGCCGCAAGCGTTCAGCCAAGCCGGCCGCAGCCATCAATTCATCTATGCCGGCTCGGCCCAATCTCTCGCGCCCTACCGCGCCGTGTTGCTTGAGCCGGTCTGGCTGCTGGATCAGCAGCAGGACGGACGCTGGCAATTGGCCGCCACCGCGCCGGGCAGCCCGCTCAGCCTGCGCCTGCAGACGCTGCTGCGCGCCTGGCTGCCCGACCTGCCGCTGGCGGACGAGGCGGGGCCCGGGGTCGCCAGCATGCGGCTGGCCTTGCGCAGCCGCCAGGGCCGCATCACCCGCCAAGCCAGCTATCTGCCGCCGCAAAGACCGGCGCAATCGCTATCGCCGCTGGTTCGCGGCATCGCGCCGTATTTGGACCACGTGGCCAGCATTCTGCAATTGGAAGATTCGGTAAGCGGCCGCTTGCTGGGCGGCGGCGTCACCTTGCGCGCGGCGGAAGCGCTGCAAACGGACGGCGCGCCCAGCGGCTGGGCGGATTTGCTCAGCTGCGACTGGCTGCGTCTGCTGCAATTCGAACAAGCGGCGATGGCTGGCTAG